The Streptomyces sp. NBC_00286 nucleotide sequence GGGTCGCCTTCGTCGGCGTACACGGGGGTCAGGGGGGTCATGAAGACGAGGGCGGTGAGGGCGGTAGCTGTGGTTGCGGTGATCCGTAGGGATGAGGGGAGGGGCATGGTTACTCGCCCTCGGAGAGTTCGAGGTCAGCCGGGGGCATGCCACCTACCTGGAAAGAGACCTGGTTGGTGCCTTCGGGAGGAGCCGGGAACTGGGCGTACCAGGTTGCCGAATCACCCGCCCTCAGCCTCGTGAACTTTGTGCAGAGGCAGCGTCCGGAAGTGTCCCGCAGCACGAGGTACTTCTTCTTGCCCTCCGCATCCACCAGGCTCGCGCCAGACAGGGAGCCGCCGTTGCCCGCCAACTCTGTTTCGTCGCTCTGCCACTCGGCGCCCAGCCATGAGCCGCTACCGCCGTTCACCACCTGACCCGACACGGTGACAAAGCCGCCCTGCTCCCGCACAGCGGAGGTGATGGTGACGGTTATGTCGCCGTCCTTCGCAGTCGCCAGCGCCTGGTCCGCAGACGGTGCTTGGGACTGCTTCTGGTCTCCACCGCTGTCCTTGGAGGAGGAGGAAGCAGACGAATCCGACTTCGGCTCTTCATCGCCTCCCCCGCCGCAGCCGGCCACCGTGAGGACCAGCCCAGACGTGATCGCCACCGCGGTCAGCACCGTGCGGCCCTTCATGGTGTGCCGAAATGCCATTGGTCCGGCTTCCTTTCACTCGGCCAGATACACAGAGAACAGCACGGACGCGTCGGGTAGGTCGTTCGAAATGAAATCTTCGGGGTCGATCTCGATGACATCGCCGCCACAGTCGAGTTCGACGACGTCCAGGGGGTCGTCGGGTGCCTCGAAGTCGCAGCGCGGTGCGATGACGGCCGTGGCCTGAGCCGTCGCCTGCTGCGTCTCCGTGCCCGGGATGAGCGACTCCCCGACCGTGTAGTTCGTCTGGATCTCCACCTCGTATCCAGGGAAGCCGTTCACCTCTGTGGGCTGGGCACCGCCCTGGAGGGTCGAGTCGTTGGCGGCGGCCAGTTCCTGAGCCGCAGCGGTAGCTCCGACGCCCGTGGCCTCATCCGGGTCGAGCCAGTCCAGCCAGTTGTCGTCGACCCCGATGGCGCCTTCAAGGCCCTCCATCAGCTCATCCCGATCCGCCTGCGCTGCCGCCAACGCAGCAGCGTCCGCCGCGGATTGAGCTCCATTCCGCGCGGACGCTGCCTGGGCGAACGCAAAGAGGGCGAACGCAGCGAAGAGCAGAATCCCCGTCAGCCAAATGTAGATCGGGAGAGTCTGCCCTCTGTCGCTGCGAAGGTTGCTACTGCTCAGCCACCGCCGCCGATCACGCGGTCGACGGCGTCGCCGATCGCGCCCGAGATCAACCCGTCCAACCCCAACTGGTCGATCAACGTAAAGATCCCCGCAATCAGAATCATCAGCCCCGCATACTCCACGAACCCCGCCCC carries:
- a CDS encoding pilus assembly protein TadG-related protein, which encodes MTGILLFAAFALFAFAQAASARNGAQSAADAAALAAAQADRDELMEGLEGAIGVDDNWLDWLDPDEATGVGATAAAQELAAANDSTLQGGAQPTEVNGFPGYEVEIQTNYTVGESLIPGTETQQATAQATAVIAPRCDFEAPDDPLDVVELDCGGDVIEIDPEDFISNDLPDASVLFSVYLAE